The genomic region TAAGTATTTAGACATATATTGAaagtttttattctctctgttgGCAATCGTAAAGCAGTCGTTTGAAGGATTAAAAGTTCTGTATTGCATCTTTCTCCTCAAACAGGGTACGTGCAGATTcatctccagcagctgctgcagtttgatgcTGATTTTTGACATTGATCATAAAATGTGGGCCTTGAGTCCTTGCCTTTGTGTCACCGAACGAAACACCCTGTTTGGGATTCAGAGTATCTGTGTACGGCACATTCACGGCTCTGAGTTGTTCTCTAATGAGCTGTAATGAGCTGGCCCACGTCTGCATGTGTAGTGACACCAGATCCCAGCCTGGGCCCGAGGGAGCCAGCTGTGGTGGAAACATCAACGTTccagcagacaaaacaaagatcagcgtgtgggtgtgtgtgaggattTCATGAGGCTATTAACAGACATGTTTATACCCATGGATCAGTGTTACCAGCATCGCCATGACAACAATCAGGTTGTGTTACATACCACAGAGCTGTATGGGATTGCAGTCTGAAGAGAAGCTCTTCAACCtctcagattttgtttttattcatcttaaTGAGAAGGGAGATTTCTGGTTTGTCATTCTAATTAAGACAAGTCGTTTACTGAGCGATGTAGCCACTATTTTTGTCTCCAAGATGTCCCAACTACAAGCACATCGGACTTTGTTAAGACTTGAAAGTTTTTGTCTCAAAtctgaaataaacaaatgaatttttTTGCTGTGTCAAGTGGAACTGTGGctgtacataaacacaacaacctTAATGGAtatcacatttttgtctgtgtatCCAGGCTGCTACAAGGCTTCTGGATGAGATGTGCCACCTGACGGCTCAGTCTCTGACAGCAATGGACACATCAGAGCACTTCAAGGTCCTGAAGCTTCTGGGTGAAGGCTCGTATGGAAAAGTCATGCTGGCTGTACACAGGAAGAGAGGTAATGGGATGCTAACACTTGTTCTTTATATCCTCAAGACGTCAAAATAAGACCTACATATCATAAATCtaatttcttcatttcctccagATACTCCAATGGCTCTGAAGTTCTTCCCTCGAGCGTccacctctcttttctccttcctgAGGGAGTATAACCTCTCTCTGTCGTTCTGCACACATCCATCTCTCACCAGAGCTCTGGGAATCGCCTACTCCACACCTGCACACTACGTCTTCGCTCAGCAAGCGAGTCTCTTTGGTGACCTCTACGACGTCATCTTGCCCGAGGTACAGTTGTTTCAGCAGAGCTGTTCTGAATAGTGCAACACGTACCGTATCACCGTTCGGTGAAATACAAAAGTGATTAGAGCTCACATCCTTCTCCGTTCACTGTCGCCCTCCCCAGGTCGGGATGGAGGAGGACTGTTGTCAGCGGGTGGTGTCCCAGCTCTGTGGTGCACTGTCCCACCTGCACTCACTTGGTTTTGTCCACAGAGACCTCAAACCAGAGAACGTCTTCCTGTGTGACTCTGCCTGCCGCTGGGTCAAACTGGGAGATTTCGGCATGGTCAGTAAACATTCACCTCTTACCTTTGGCATGTCTAGCTAAATCATGAGCCACAGAAAAGTGAAGACAGAGCAGAAAGAGTTTGGGTCAGTTTCTGCACAGAATCTCGCAAAtcttttgggaaaaaaaaagcaaataaatgaatCTTTTACCCCAGGTGAAGGCCGGGGGTACCAGGGTCCCAGAGGTCTGGTATAGCTCTCCGTATTGTACCCCTGAGGCTGAAATTGCTCGTGGAAATGAGGACAGCTGGAGAAGCATGAATGACGGGAGTGATGGTGTGAAGGAGGactgaagagaagaagaagaagacaagagTTTGGGTGTCAGTGGAGCCCAGCACAGACAGCTGGGCGCTGGGGATCCTAACCTATGCCATGCTCACTGGCAGTCATCCCTGGGCTGAAACGGCCAGCGACTGCCGCTCATACCTGAAATATCGGGAATGGTTTGACAGAGCGAAAGGCCCAGTAGATGAACTGGACGTGTGGGCAGAGCCACAAACAGAGAGCACACAGGATGCCATTGATTTAGATGGTTCAGAATTTGGAAAGAAAGACCTCCCTCCCATACGCTCCTCAGTTTGCGTGCTTCACCCCGCTGGCCTGCTCCTTCTTCCAGCTGCTCCTCGACCCTCGACCCCAGCTTCGTGGAAAGCCTGAGGATGCGCTGAGCTACCTCGGAGGGGACTGGAtgatggagaaggagaaggtgaggctggaggaggagaggaggaagagcagagggaaaGGAGCAATCAGAAAcatgaaagagatggaggggagaggagagcgATAAACAAAGACTGTTTATTAATatgaggaggaaagagacagcGTTGGTGATCTGTCAACTTTATGACAACAACAGACGTTATCTCGAGGTTATGTCGGGTTTATTTTATTAAACCTGTTAAGTACTGTTTTAGTTCAACatatattttgttgcttttcaaaaaaaaaaaaaaaaacagtaataagTACACTGTTGTTTAAATCAAGCAAAAACCCTAAACATCCTTTTGTTTGAGCTTGTGAAAGGTGaacatctgctgcttttttgtttttgactacTACTGGTGATAGCTAGTGGAAAAATCACTTCCCACACATTTAACCTCTTCAAACATGATGAGAGCAACTTTGGAAAAATCCCctgttttaaagtgaaaacCACACAATTTATGAGAAGTCTGGTTTCAATCTTGAGGAACTGTTGGACTGTGGGAGACTAACAGCTGTTTCAGTCAGggtattatttgtttttgtcaatcaattagttaatttaatatttttatcaaTTAGAATATTATTCTGAGCAATTACTAAATCTTATATATCAGCTTGATAAAGTAATTCAATAGGTGCATTCCTGGAGATTATTTATGTTTAGCGGTGCTGTAATGCTATCATGTCCTTGAAAAAGACACCCTCTTCAGCACACTGTATCTATATTTAGGTCTAGACTTTTGAATGTTTAATACGTCATAGTAGGCTATAAACTGTACATAGACTGCAGCCGTGCCCAGTTCTACAGCCACAAACATGACCTGTTTAAATACAACCACAGTGGGTTCTTTGACTTGGCTTCAAAGGAGAGAAAGTGGCCTAAAAGACTCAAAAAATATGACTTCAAGTCAAGCAAATGTCAGCCTTTCTGAAAGTAAAAGCTCACTagttaaaaatatttcagttccCTTGTGTAGCACTTTTCCTATGTCAAAATTTTAGCGGTTAGCAGCTAGCACTAGCTAACGTGGTGTTTTAGCATAGCACTTATCCTAAGCTGTTCACCGTTGCTGTAGCACTTTGTACATCTTCTATTGTTTTGTATGGTTAAATCAAACTTTAATGTATTAGATTATGATGTAATGTATTCGATATTACATGACAGTTATACTGCCCTGCAAGGGTTATTAACACAATGTAAGTGTACAATGTAAAATACTAGTTAATTTATGTGACTGTACTACTATACAGACATGCAGTTTataaaatagaatttaaatacaataaaatgactgtttttgtaaaaGGCTCTTTTTTATAGTCCTATGAAATCATCcattgtttttactgtacatgataatgttaaatagattttaaattgatttaaaagATGCTGATCTTAAAAAACATGACCTGGCACGCTTATCTTAATATGTCCTTGAAAGATTATACACCAATGCAAATAGATCACATACACTGAtgattacatacacacacgcacagtgaGGACCATCTGGACAGCTTCCCCTGATGTTTTCAAAAATAGATCTTCGGTCGTAAATTTGACACTACAACCTTTCAGCACCGTGTATGTGCTGCAGTCCACGGCTCTGACCCCTCAGCCTCACAGTCCAGCCAagtcacacactgaacacattttctcatgCAAATACAATCAGCTGGACACTTTCTGCAGAGGTggacacagtgaaacacactgacatccaACATGGATAATTAACTGGCACAGATCTACAAATGTAGCTCTTTGAAAGAAACTGTTTTCTGGTCACATAAAATTTGAGGCATGTTAAATTAGTTCTTTGAAAAAAATTTTCCTTGGCTCCACTGTCTCCACACTTTGATTAGCCAATGCCAGCATTCCTGCCTTAACACGCACTCTTCTAATGTTTACATATCTTATATCTGAAAAAGCATTCTAGCTACTTTGTTTATCCAGATTTTCTTATTAACACTCATACCTCTGGTCTCAGTTTCCCAGGCTGGAGAGGTTGCAGGGACGATTACTGTATGATTTGTTTGCCAGAAAACATTTGATCTTTGACACTTCTGTGGAAAAGGGAAAGTCAGCATCATTTACAGcgtgagaggaggatgaggtcagaaggagagcaggagcagcagaggatgcAGGATGCTTAACCGCTGCCCAGTCTAATAAAAACCCGGAGGAGTCGTAAATAACAAGCcgaggtgaaaacaaaaacaaaataactgcTGTAGGATAAAACTACTCAGCCTGTGTAAGGATGTAAAAGCTACTCAAGCCCAGACCACCTTAAGAATATACATCTAACACAGAATCATAGAAGATGAAGTCATAGAACTGAGACATTAACCAGGTCTTTATTTCCTGTTAATTTTCCTCAGAACTGAGAGCTGATCAAACAAGATCTTCCGCTCATATTTTAGAAGTAAGTGTGCTGATAACGGCTCAGGCAGAGGATCAAATGCAGACACACGAAGACTGGAGGATGTTGTGAAGAAGCTTTACTGAGAGTAAACAGGTTTATAGGCAGATAGATGATGGTTGGTGAACTGGCAGACACTGGGAACTAAGCGGTAAATAGGGAACAAACTCAGGAACTAATACAACAACTAAAGCAGATGAACTGACAAAGGAATTTAGGAAGGACACAAGTCCAGCTTGACTGTGGAATGAGGTGCAGGTGGGCAGAGACCAGGAGACTGCAGGGCTGACgaggagtggaaacaggtgtgtggaACTGGCCACGCAGACAGGACAAAGGGAAAGTCTGGGGATCAACAAGCCTTAGGAGAGGTAAAATGGAGCTGCGTGGGCGACAGTTCCAGATGGCTCCATAGAAAAGTTCAGGAAAGTGGCTGTGGGCTGCTCTTTAACTGAGGTGGGCAGTTAACCAGATGATACATTCGCAAAAAGAGCCAGTGAGTCCTCATCTTAAAGTCTTctgttctgtaaaaacaaagtaaCAGTTTGAAAACAGCATCTCACTCTTGTGTCTGGTGTGGTTTCCTTTTCACCTCAGTGTGGTCCACCACATTGTGATCGGCTCATTACCGCCCACTGAGACCAGAGTAGAAAGCACCCTCTGGTACTTGATGGCTGGTGAGAACTGCAGTTGGTGTTTTCCACACCTTCAACAAGTGACGTGAAGGTAAAATTCATGCTTTATCAGAAGTGTTTTCACACATTACTTTTGGTTTTACTGAAGAGTGAAAGACTAACGAGGTCTTTATGGTAAAGTACGTTTGGCTTAGTGCACCAACATGTATGGCTTCACTTTAGCTCTCTATAGCTGTGTCAAattttgcagtttatttttataatgtgaTTTATCTTGGCAGTACTAAAGAAGTACCATGAAAGGAGAGCTGTGATCGAAGGCAGCACAGAGAGCTTAAATAGTAAATCCAGTGCTGAGAAAGCTGAGACCTCCTTTACCCCAATCCAGTCCGTCCTGTGAGGAGTTACAGCTCTACATATACAGTATCATCTACACACTCCAAACATACAGATGTGTATCAtgttttactcactgaaacCTTGTAAATCCATTTTTAGTCAAGTTTATATGTGAAACCTTTTCCACATAAACTCAAACATACATGGCTGTAAAGCCAAAAACAAGGCTGGCTTCTTTAGTTCCTAAAAAGCTGACATTGTGTGGAGATACAAGGTTTTCACCCACAAGCaataaggtaaaaaaaaaatgtatgaacaCATGTAGATATAAACCAACCCTGGGTTTAAATTGAAGACGTGTTCGGACGTGTTTTTAAGGCTAAGAGTCAAAGAGGAGATGCAGATATGTGCATTtcctcagacacacaccctGACCCACCTGTCCTTGACCTCCCTGACACACACCTCCACCTAAATCATCTCATCGAGGTGTTGGTTCAGGTTTCCTCAAAAACTTCAAAACGTGATCAGGAGTGACTCTTTGACCTCTGAACCCTCCATCCCCGTCCCTGCACCCTGGTTATTCCAACAGCCCCTAAATCATCCCAACATCCAGTTCTGTGCCGAACATCAGCTCCTGGTTTGAACCAACAACTGATTCTTGACTTAATGAAGCAGAGTTAAAATAAAGAGATCATCTGTGAGGAACAACTACTCCAAGTTATCTCACAAACCACCTGGAGCCAAAACACATGAATTAGCAAGCTTGTTAAAGGGAGACAGTTTGATTATCGTATCACACTCTGGAAGCAAATCCAAGGTGGTGCTGGGGGGGACGACACCAACCGGTGGCCTGCAAACTATGTCGATCCAATCTCCTCTCCTGACATTTCACCTGATATGTTGCATTAACGCTATGTGTCTGAAGTATGCCAGGGttgtgtaacagtgtgtgtgagtgtgtgtatatttgtctAGTCTAAGTGTGTGCgagaaagtgagaaaagaaaGGTTAGAAGTTGACAAGAGGACACATCATAAATATATCGTAGAATTTTAACACcagtaataaataataaaagacaacatttgagtgaaaatacagacattATTAAATTGTATTATGAGATCATATATTTGAACAGTATGTTGTTCCATacagtaacaacacacacagttaaatgcACATACCAAATTTAACTCAGAATAACTTTGTTGAAGTATTTGAACTTGAATGACTTGTTCACATTTTACAGTCTATAAGCACAAGTAGTTGAAGTATTTTGACAGAAATTATCCTTTAAGTTTCTGCTGTTTAGATCCATGATGGTAAATGAATGATTTACCATCTGGACCAAAAGTGACTGAGCAGCTGATGTTATCAGCCTTTCCTCTACTGTCGCTAAAAAACATATAACACCTGACTTGAACGGAACTCTGGGTTCTGCTGGCGCTGAGGTTTTCCAGCAGCACGCCAGCACACATTGGTACCTCGTTTGGTTCTGAAGGAGGCAAACAGATCTCCTGCAATGGGTACATGTTGTTTTCTGGCTGTGAGACCGTCTCCGGGCACCAGCCTTGAATTCTTCTCATCACAGCTTCGAGCCAAATAAAAAATTTACTTGTCTATTTAGTTTATGAAGTGCTGATGTTTGTAGCTTTGAAAATGTGATGCTAAGCTATGATTAGACTGTGAGCTAAGTCCTCCAGGAGTGTGTTGGTCATCTAGTCTGTCCGGGCCAGTCTGGTAtgggtcagacagacagactgactctGTGATCAGACCACAGTCCTTATATTTGCATCCATCAGTGAGGACATGATGCTGGTTTGATGATGTGCACTGGCGTTGCTATTTGTTCCATATATTCATGGTACTTCTGTGATCCCTAGCTAACACGCTAAGTTGCTAACATGCTGAAGACGATGCATGcataacatcagcatgttagcatactggAGTTAACATTTAGTCCAAACCACCACTTAAATACAGCATCACATCTTGTTTTAAAGTGTGTGATGGATCCAAAGCTTTAGTGTGCATTAAAAAGCATCAGAGATTAAAAACAATGTCACACTTCATACTTGCGCATGCAGTTATTGGAGTATCGTACAGTTTGTATTTGAGTTACGGGCTGACCATTTAAATTTGATCTCTCATTACACTGATGATCACTGAGGATGATAGATGGGAAAGTTCTGTGGAAGGGGAAACTAAATCTCAGGAGAGCACACAGGGATATCGAGTGTATTAAAAGTCTGGATTTCTCTGTAATTTATGTTTAGCTGGGGCAC from Lates calcarifer isolate ASB-BC8 linkage group LG3, TLL_Latcal_v3, whole genome shotgun sequence harbors:
- the si:ch211-171h4.3 gene encoding LOW QUALITY PROTEIN: serine/threonine-protein kinase SBK1 (The sequence of the model RefSeq protein was modified relative to this genomic sequence to represent the inferred CDS: inserted 2 bases in 1 codon; deleted 1 base in 1 codon) gives rise to the protein MTAATRLLDEMCHLTAQSLTAMDTSEHFKVLKLLGEGSYGKVMLAVHRKRDTPMALKFFPRASTSLFSFLREYNLSLSFCTHPSLTRALGIAYSTPAHYVFAQQASLFGDLYDVILPEVGMEEDCCQRVVSQLCGALSHLHSLGFVHRDLKPENVFLCDSACRWVKLGDFGMVKAGGTRVPEVWYSSPYCTPEAEIARGNEDSWRSMNDGSDGVKEDXEEKKKKTRVWVSVEPSTDSWALGILTYAMLTGSHPWAETASDCRSYLKYREWFDRAKGPVDELDVWAEPQTESTQDAIDLDGSNLERKTSLPYAPQFACFTPLACSFFQLLLDPRPQLRGKPEDALSYLGGDWMMEKEKVRLEEERRKSRGKGAIRNMKEMEGRGER